The Streptomyces sp. CC0208 genome window below encodes:
- a CDS encoding MFS transporter, whose translation MSSPAAAPPAPASLKRIVAASLIGTTIEWYDFFLYGSAAALVFNKLFFPDSDPLVGTLLSFLTYAVGFAARPLGALVFGHYGDRLGRKKLLVLSLLLMGGATFAIGLLPTHATVGAAAPVLLTVLRLVQGFALGGEWGGAVLLVSEHGDARRRGFWASWPQTGAPAGQLLATGVLSLLTAVLSDAAFGSWGWRIPFLLSGVLVVVGLWIRLSVDESPVFKQALAQAEARKAGRDGVAEKLPLVSVLRHHWRDVLIAMGARMAENISYYVITAFILVYATTSAGVSKQTALNSVLIASAVHFAVIPAWGALSDRVGRRPVYLLGAVGVGLWMFPFFSLVDTGGFGNLVLAVTVGLVLHGAMYAPQAAFFSEMFATRMRYSGASIGAQFASVAAGAPAPLIATALLSDYDSSTPIALYVIAAAVLTVVAVGVAKETRHRDLADEPDAEPEPAAPSPAADARTV comes from the coding sequence ATGTCGTCGCCCGCAGCCGCTCCACCAGCCCCCGCCAGCCTCAAGCGCATCGTCGCCGCGTCCCTCATCGGCACCACCATCGAGTGGTACGACTTCTTCCTCTACGGCTCCGCGGCCGCCCTGGTCTTCAACAAGCTGTTCTTTCCCGACTCCGACCCGCTCGTCGGCACCCTGCTGTCCTTCCTGACATACGCCGTCGGATTCGCCGCCCGTCCGCTCGGCGCCCTGGTGTTCGGGCACTACGGCGACCGGCTCGGACGTAAGAAGCTGCTGGTCCTGAGCCTGCTGCTGATGGGCGGGGCGACCTTCGCGATCGGGCTGCTGCCGACGCACGCGACCGTAGGAGCGGCCGCGCCCGTGCTGCTGACCGTTCTGCGCCTGGTCCAGGGCTTCGCGCTCGGCGGTGAGTGGGGCGGAGCCGTCCTGCTCGTGTCCGAGCACGGGGACGCCCGGCGACGCGGCTTCTGGGCCTCGTGGCCGCAGACCGGCGCTCCGGCCGGGCAACTCCTCGCCACGGGTGTGCTGTCGCTGCTGACCGCCGTTCTGTCGGACGCGGCCTTCGGCAGCTGGGGCTGGCGGATTCCCTTCCTGCTCTCCGGCGTTCTGGTGGTCGTCGGTCTGTGGATCCGGCTGTCCGTCGACGAATCCCCCGTGTTCAAACAGGCGTTGGCCCAGGCGGAGGCCCGCAAGGCGGGGCGTGACGGCGTGGCCGAGAAACTGCCGCTAGTGTCCGTGCTGCGCCACCACTGGCGCGACGTGCTGATCGCGATGGGCGCGCGCATGGCGGAGAACATCAGCTACTACGTCATCACCGCGTTCATCCTCGTCTACGCCACCACGTCCGCCGGTGTCTCCAAGCAGACCGCCCTCAACTCGGTGCTGATCGCCTCGGCCGTGCACTTCGCGGTGATCCCCGCCTGGGGCGCCCTGTCGGACCGGGTCGGCCGGCGCCCGGTGTACCTGCTCGGCGCGGTCGGCGTCGGACTGTGGATGTTCCCGTTCTTCTCGCTCGTCGACACCGGCGGCTTCGGCAACCTGGTCCTCGCGGTGACTGTCGGACTCGTCCTGCACGGCGCCATGTACGCGCCCCAGGCGGCCTTCTTCTCCGAGATGTTCGCGACCCGGATGCGGTACTCCGGTGCCTCCATCGGCGCCCAGTTCGCCTCGGTCGCGGCAGGTGCCCCGGCCCCGCTCATCGCCACCGCGCTCCTCTCCGACTACGACAGCTCCACCCCGATCGCCCTCTACGTCATCGCCGCGGCCGTGTTGACGGTCGTCGCCGTCGGTGTCGCCAAGGAGACCCGCCACCGCGACCTGGCCGACGAGCCGGACGCCGAGCCGGAGCCGGCGGCCCCGTCCCCCGCGGCGGACGCCCGGACCGTCTGA
- a CDS encoding ricin-type beta-trefoil lectin domain protein, with product MNSTTKAVRRLVAGSAATTLALLGLLTAGTAQAASPSQAAAAAANTNQFRGVNWADPRDNFITGPNIPVGLSESDDYGTVYTKSTAILKGFQGLGANTVRMGFNEATTSGSWWGSYTATLDAATALGMKVIVAPWLQNGKVSDTAAFYKMWDTMINKYGSKSNFYFDIMNEPWAYNATDLPNFEADWLAHYPGLPRDHVIVPGQWGDASLCGIGADSRLSGTLLSIHTYSMFGVSHSTEADWVKEFTDNLCGYADRAVVTEFGAPMTTGVDYNGPKDGTNNRSFLYAITDTARSLGIGTVLWTGVKQADQTQGPGPCDNASCAITSLTGSGTNLSVTVTSQSGLDRLQWGWGTGTNPGGGSGKVLRGAASNRCLDVPGVSTTNGVQTQIYDCNNGTNQQWTQTSAKELRVYGNKCLDADNWGTTPGTKVTIWDCTGGSNQQWNLNTDGTVTSVQSGLCLDVKDAATTNSTLVQLWTCNGGNNQKWTRQ from the coding sequence GTGAACAGCACGACTAAGGCTGTCCGGCGCCTGGTTGCCGGCTCGGCGGCCACAACCCTGGCGCTGCTCGGACTCCTGACCGCAGGCACGGCCCAGGCCGCCTCACCGAGCCAGGCCGCCGCAGCGGCGGCCAACACCAATCAGTTCCGCGGAGTGAACTGGGCAGATCCCAGAGACAACTTCATCACCGGCCCGAACATCCCGGTCGGCCTGTCGGAGTCGGACGACTACGGCACCGTGTACACGAAGTCCACGGCCATCCTGAAGGGCTTCCAGGGCCTGGGGGCCAACACCGTCCGCATGGGATTCAACGAGGCGACCACCTCGGGAAGTTGGTGGGGCAGCTACACCGCGACGCTGGACGCCGCCACCGCGCTGGGCATGAAGGTCATCGTCGCGCCCTGGCTGCAGAACGGGAAGGTCAGCGACACCGCGGCCTTCTACAAAATGTGGGACACGATGATCAACAAGTACGGCTCGAAGAGCAACTTCTACTTCGACATCATGAACGAGCCCTGGGCGTACAACGCCACCGATCTGCCGAACTTCGAAGCCGACTGGCTGGCGCACTACCCCGGCCTCCCCCGCGACCACGTGATCGTCCCCGGCCAGTGGGGCGACGCGAGTCTGTGCGGCATCGGCGCCGACTCCCGCCTGTCCGGCACCCTGCTGTCCATCCACACCTACAGCATGTTCGGTGTCTCCCACAGCACCGAGGCCGACTGGGTCAAGGAGTTCACCGACAACCTGTGCGGCTATGCCGACCGCGCCGTGGTGACCGAGTTCGGCGCCCCGATGACCACCGGCGTCGACTACAACGGCCCCAAGGACGGCACCAACAACAGATCCTTCCTCTACGCCATCACCGACACCGCGCGCAGCCTCGGCATCGGTACCGTCCTGTGGACCGGCGTCAAGCAAGCCGACCAGACGCAGGGCCCCGGCCCCTGCGACAACGCCTCCTGCGCCATCACCTCCCTGACCGGCAGCGGCACCAACCTGTCCGTGACCGTCACCAGCCAGTCCGGCCTCGACCGCCTCCAGTGGGGCTGGGGCACCGGCACCAACCCCGGGGGCGGTAGCGGCAAGGTACTGCGCGGGGCCGCCTCCAACCGCTGCCTGGACGTGCCCGGCGTGAGCACCACCAACGGCGTGCAGACCCAGATCTACGACTGCAACAACGGCACCAACCAGCAGTGGACCCAGACCTCCGCCAAGGAATTGCGGGTCTACGGCAACAAGTGCCTGGACGCCGACAACTGGGGAACCACCCCCGGCACCAAGGTCACCATCTGGGACTGCACCGGCGGCAGCAACCAACAGTGGAACCTCAACACCGACGGCACCGTCACCAGCGTCCAGTCCGGACTGTGCCTGGACGTCAAGGACGCCGCCACCACCAACAGCACCCTCGTCCAACTGTGGACCTGCAACGGCGGCAACAACCAGAAGTGGACCCGGCAGTGA
- a CDS encoding arabinofuranosidase catalytic domain-containing protein yields the protein MRRASPDAPSASERRRAGLWARVAAAVVLVGGALVGATTTAGTAQAAGSLPCDLYAAGGTPCVAAHSTTRALSSSYTGPLYQVTRASDNATRNIGVLSTGGYADAAAQDSFCAGTKCEISVIYDQSGRGNHLTRAPRGTFNGPGPNGDDALADATAAPITVAGHKAYGVYVSPGTGYRNNNTNGIATGDQPEGMYAIFDGSHYNSGCCFDYGNAETTNHDDGNGTMEAIYFGSIRAWGAGAGSGPWIMADMENGLFSGVNTGYNDNDPTISHRFTTAIVKGESNHWAIRGGNAQSGNLSTFYDGVRPNAAGYNPMRKQGAVLLGIGGDNSNSSAGTFYEGVMTSGYPSNATENAVQSNITSVGYAAPSSTTNTGELHALGAGKCLDVPGWSTTGGTQLQTYDCNGGANQIFTHTPSNEVTVYSGSSQLCLDAAGYGNTPGTKVQTYACNGQANQQWRLNSDGTITGVASGLCLDVKDASTANGGLAQLWTCNGGSNQKWTLG from the coding sequence ATGAGAAGAGCATCGCCGGACGCCCCCTCGGCGTCCGAACGCCGTCGGGCGGGCCTGTGGGCCCGCGTCGCAGCCGCGGTCGTGCTCGTCGGCGGCGCGCTGGTCGGCGCCACGACGACAGCCGGCACCGCACAGGCGGCGGGGTCGCTTCCGTGCGACCTGTACGCCGCGGGCGGCACGCCCTGCGTGGCCGCGCACAGCACCACGCGCGCGCTGTCCTCCTCGTACACCGGGCCGCTCTACCAGGTCACGCGCGCCTCGGACAACGCCACCCGGAACATCGGCGTCCTGTCCACGGGTGGCTACGCCGACGCGGCCGCGCAGGACTCGTTCTGCGCGGGGACGAAGTGCGAGATCAGCGTGATCTACGACCAGTCCGGCCGCGGCAACCATCTCACCCGGGCTCCTCGCGGCACGTTCAACGGCCCGGGCCCCAACGGAGACGACGCCCTCGCGGACGCCACCGCCGCCCCGATCACCGTCGCCGGCCACAAGGCCTACGGCGTCTACGTCAGCCCAGGCACCGGTTACCGCAACAACAACACCAACGGGATCGCCACCGGCGACCAGCCCGAGGGCATGTACGCCATCTTCGACGGCAGCCACTACAACAGCGGTTGCTGCTTCGACTACGGCAACGCCGAGACCACCAACCACGACGACGGCAACGGCACCATGGAGGCCATCTACTTCGGCAGCATCCGGGCCTGGGGCGCCGGCGCCGGCAGCGGCCCGTGGATCATGGCCGACATGGAGAACGGCCTGTTCTCCGGGGTGAACACGGGCTACAACGACAACGACCCGACGATCAGCCACCGGTTCACCACCGCGATCGTCAAGGGCGAGTCCAACCACTGGGCGATCCGCGGGGGCAACGCCCAGTCCGGCAACCTGTCGACCTTCTACGACGGGGTACGCCCCAACGCCGCGGGCTACAACCCGATGAGGAAGCAGGGCGCCGTCCTCCTCGGTATCGGCGGCGACAACAGCAACAGCTCCGCCGGCACCTTCTACGAAGGCGTCATGACCTCCGGTTACCCGTCGAACGCCACCGAGAACGCCGTCCAGTCCAACATCACCTCCGTCGGCTACGCCGCCCCCTCCAGCACGACGAACACGGGCGAGTTGCACGCGCTGGGCGCGGGCAAGTGCCTTGACGTGCCGGGATGGTCGACCACGGGGGGCACCCAACTGCAGACCTACGACTGCAACGGCGGGGCGAACCAGATCTTCACGCACACACCGTCGAACGAGGTGACGGTTTACTCCGGCTCCTCGCAGCTGTGCCTGGACGCCGCCGGCTACGGCAACACCCCGGGCACCAAGGTGCAGACCTACGCGTGCAACGGACAGGCCAACCAGCAGTGGAGGCTCAACTCCGACGGCACCATCACCGGAGTCGCCTCCGGGCTCTGCCTGGACGTCAAGGACGCCTCCACCGCCAACGGCGGCCTGGCCCAGCTGTGGACCTGCAACGGCGGCAGCAACCAGAAGTGGACCCTGGGCTGA
- a CDS encoding alpha-L-fucosidase: MTISRRVFLSSAMGVVAAVTADLTLGTAEALAAPSSYSPTWASVDQHPAAPEWFQDAKFGIYFHWGAFSVPAYDNEWYPRNMYIPGLGANSHHVATYGDPSVWPYHNFLDGARDKAGNWVQFAPKLVSQGGRFDPDAWAQLFVDAGARFAGPVSEHHDGFSMWNSSANEWNSVRHGPGLNLLALFRDAIRGKGLKLLVAMHHAFNFNGFYDHVPTQPTTSLKKLYGQLDTAAENQLWHDKLKEVVDLAQPDILWQDFDLSLVDETQRLNFLSYYYNQAISWGKEVVATYKDGFNTNGEVFDYERGGPADITDPYWLTDDSVSDSSWCYTVGMGYYSTAQMLHSLIDRISKNGNMLLNIAPMADGTIPQSQKDVLLAIGDYLKRFGESVYATRAWTAYGEGPTKMGGGSFTAPVAGTNKDFRFTRNKADNVLYATVLGWPGSSTTITTLASGRIDLRSLTSVQLLNNSSGSYVDLPTPTQSGDGLHISLPSSSAPFNALAYVLKFTFSGRIPALSANGVAGAYSDVSYGGTAAKLVLGSYTAAQLQSAGLAARTISSLRISAGYQVIGYSGDNFSGTAWTFSADNADLRDSGNNDAITSLKVIFNPAKYFRVTNVTDGLALDGGGNVASGSNLKQWTWDGSPNLQWQAVDLGNGYYRLVNRTNGMVADGWGATDNGAPAQQAPWNGGPHQQWQITDRGNGQYSIANRTTGLVLDGGGQVASGSVTKQWTWNGSANLQWTFTAQ, translated from the coding sequence ATGACGATCAGCAGGCGTGTGTTCCTGTCGAGTGCCATGGGAGTCGTCGCCGCCGTGACGGCGGATCTCACTCTCGGTACGGCGGAGGCGCTGGCGGCCCCGTCGTCGTACTCGCCCACGTGGGCGTCTGTGGACCAGCATCCGGCGGCTCCGGAGTGGTTCCAGGACGCGAAGTTCGGGATCTACTTCCACTGGGGTGCCTTCAGCGTCCCCGCCTACGACAACGAGTGGTACCCCCGGAACATGTACATCCCCGGCTTGGGCGCCAACAGCCACCACGTCGCCACCTATGGCGACCCCTCGGTGTGGCCGTACCACAACTTCCTCGACGGAGCCCGCGACAAGGCGGGCAACTGGGTTCAGTTCGCGCCCAAGTTGGTCTCCCAGGGCGGCAGATTCGACCCGGACGCCTGGGCGCAGCTGTTCGTGGACGCGGGCGCCAGGTTCGCCGGACCGGTGTCCGAGCACCACGACGGCTTCTCGATGTGGAACAGCTCGGCCAACGAGTGGAACTCCGTCCGGCACGGGCCAGGCCTGAACCTGCTGGCACTGTTCCGCGACGCCATCCGGGGCAAGGGCCTGAAACTGCTGGTCGCCATGCACCACGCGTTCAACTTCAACGGCTTCTACGACCACGTGCCCACCCAGCCGACCACCAGCTTGAAGAAGCTGTACGGACAGCTCGACACCGCCGCCGAGAACCAGCTGTGGCACGACAAGCTCAAGGAGGTCGTGGACCTGGCGCAGCCGGACATCCTGTGGCAGGACTTCGACCTGAGCCTGGTCGACGAGACCCAGCGGCTGAACTTCCTCTCCTACTACTACAACCAGGCCATCTCCTGGGGCAAAGAGGTCGTCGCCACCTACAAGGACGGCTTCAACACCAACGGCGAGGTGTTCGACTACGAACGCGGCGGACCGGCCGACATCACCGACCCGTACTGGCTGACCGACGACAGCGTCAGCGACTCCAGTTGGTGCTACACCGTCGGCATGGGCTACTACTCCACGGCCCAGATGCTGCACTCGCTGATCGACCGGATCAGCAAGAACGGCAACATGCTGCTCAACATCGCCCCCATGGCCGACGGCACCATCCCCCAGAGCCAGAAGGACGTCCTGCTCGCCATCGGCGACTACCTCAAGCGGTTCGGCGAGTCCGTGTACGCCACCCGCGCCTGGACCGCCTACGGCGAGGGCCCGACCAAGATGGGCGGAGGCTCCTTCACCGCCCCTGTGGCCGGGACGAACAAGGACTTCCGGTTCACCCGCAACAAGGCCGACAACGTTCTGTACGCGACGGTCCTGGGCTGGCCCGGCAGCTCCACGACCATCACCACCCTGGCGAGCGGACGCATCGATCTCAGATCACTGACGTCCGTGCAGTTGCTGAACAACAGCAGCGGCTCGTACGTCGACCTCCCCACGCCCACGCAGAGCGGCGACGGCCTGCACATCAGCCTTCCGTCGTCCTCGGCGCCGTTCAACGCCCTCGCGTACGTACTGAAGTTCACCTTCTCCGGCCGGATCCCCGCCCTCAGCGCCAACGGCGTCGCCGGCGCGTACAGCGATGTCTCGTACGGGGGCACGGCGGCGAAGCTCGTGCTGGGCAGCTACACCGCCGCGCAATTGCAGAGCGCCGGCCTCGCGGCACGCACGATCTCCTCCTTGCGCATATCCGCCGGTTACCAGGTGATCGGCTACTCGGGAGACAACTTCTCCGGTACGGCCTGGACCTTCAGCGCCGACAACGCCGACCTGCGCGACAGCGGCAACAACGACGCCATCACCTCCCTGAAGGTGATCTTCAACCCTGCCAAGTACTTCCGCGTCACCAACGTCACCGACGGTCTGGCCCTGGACGGCGGCGGCAACGTGGCCTCCGGCAGCAACCTCAAGCAGTGGACCTGGGACGGCAGCCCGAACCTCCAGTGGCAGGCCGTCGACCTGGGCAACGGCTACTACCGGCTGGTCAACCGCACCAACGGCATGGTCGCCGACGGCTGGGGCGCCACCGACAACGGGGCGCCGGCCCAGCAGGCCCCGTGGAACGGCGGTCCCCACCAGCAGTGGCAGATCACCGACCGCGGCAACGGCCAGTACAGCATCGCCAACCGCACCACCGGCCTCGTCCTCGACGGCGGCGGCCAGGTCGCCTCCGGTTCCGTCACCAAGCAGTGGACCTGGAACGGCAGCGCCAACCTCCAGTGGACCTTCACCGCCCAGTGA